A single region of the Pectinophora gossypiella chromosome 2, ilPecGoss1.1, whole genome shotgun sequence genome encodes:
- the LOC126377429 gene encoding uncharacterized protein LOC126377429: MYKIVAFCAFVFLGCLAAKTQKVQLAPEKAGKIIQDALQCVSETGADPAILIQIKDKKYSDDETVKNFFYCAFKKTGMATKKGVIKVDKLLDIYPDTVDKEAIKKVILECQQENGEANERVYKFFKCYQENTPVRLSLMKN; this comes from the exons ATGTACAAAATTGTAGCGTTTTGTGCTTTTGTTTTCCTGGGATGTTTAGCGGCTAAAACACAG AAAGTTCAACTGGCGCCAGAGAAAGCTGGGAAGATAATACAAGATGCATTGCAATGCGTTAGTGAGACCGGTGCTGACCCAGCGATCCTCAtacaaatcaaagacaaaaaatattccGACGATGAAACAGTTAAGAACTTCTTCTATTGCGCCTTTAAGAAGACAGGCATGGCGACAAAGAAGGGCGTGATAAAAGTCGACAAGCTCTTAGACATCTACCCCGACACAGTAGACAAAGAAGCGATAAAGAAAGTCATACTCGAATGCCAACAGGAGAACGGAGAAGCTAACGAGAGAGTGTACAAATTTTTCAAATGTTACCAAGAAAATACGCCCGTACGCTTATCTTTAATGaaaaattaa